The window gagcttggaggaggtgatccttgaatattagccagctttcttggccccctcttccctccagggctttatccgatggtactctaccaagcagatccctgaagacaATGAGGAGATGAAACACATGCCATATGATATCAAACTGCTCCTTCCTTAAAGGGAAGTTAGAGCTACTTATGAAGTGTTCTTCAGATATTCAGCTATTGCTGAGGAGCAATGCACTAAATCCATGGTAAGTCGTAGATTGTGACCATCTGTTATCACGCAAAAGGTGTAGCATAAATTGTACAGAGATATTTTGTTCATCAGCTTATGCGTTACCTAAAATTTTAGAAAGTTGTAACTAATCCAGTAGTAGCTTCTGCTGATGTTACTGTTCTCAGGGAGAGTTAGAAGGTAAAATCTCAAGGGAAAGGGGAAGGTTGAGATAAAAAAGACTGGCATTTTTCAAGAGCCATTtgtctgaaaatatatttctccttTGAAGCATTGAGGAAAGATTATTAGTAAAGAGGAAAAGTGCCTTTTTACAGATAGAAACATTTTTAGGGTAACTGTAGAGGGTAGCAGTAGAGCTAAAGCAGGAGAATGCCTGTTGACTTATGTTGCACAGCCTGTTTAAGTGACAGGCTCCACCAGTCTGTGCACTGACAATTTGTGCTTTCACAGCAGAGCCAGAGGACAGTGAGACAGACACCAAGAGCAGCAGATGAGTCATCTTGGTGTTCCTCATTGCAGAAAAGCCTCTTCCTGAATTTGTTTCTTCATTTACTCCATCCACGAGACACCAGCAGTCACTTGGTTAGGTTAAGCTTTGGGAAAGGAATCTGATATAACAAAGccagggagaaaataaagcatgGAGCTTGTGAAGATTGCCTTTATTTCCCATTGTTTTTATGATTTTGGGGAGAGGAcgttgtttttttccagtgagtaGCCTTTTCACATGAATCTGCTGGTTTTCATATTGCAAAATTTTAGAGGGGGTTTCCACAGAGGGAGGATATGAAGATGAAAGAGGAAGAATTGCTATCATAagagtttttattaaaaaatatggcTGAAGGATTGTTTATCACATCTTTCAGTAAACTTTAGTGGCATACTGACAGAAAATGTGTCACTGGATTTACTTAGCGTACGATACTTTTGCCAAGCAGAGTATGAAGTGAAAgcagtatatatttttattctattgTTTAATATCATATAAAGGCTCTAACTTATCATAGTGTTTATTGCCATAGAATATAAGAATTTACACTGTATTTCATGCAACTATAGCATGTCTTGGGTAACACAAATCATCTTTCCCAAGTATTCAAGAAAAATCATGAATGAAGGAATTGGCATAGAAGTCTTCTAGTCTGTCTCCTGCAGCCTTCTTTCCTCTGAAACATTCACCGTCTCCCTCCTTTCTTGCCAGGACCTGAAAGCAGGCAACTACTTTTTTGTTAGCACTCAGGCAGAGCACTGAGAGCCACCAAACAAACTTTCCTTGACAAAATTGTCAGCTGATGAACAAAATATCTCTGTACAATTTATGTTTATGTCACACCCTTTGCATGACAAAAGATGGTCATGATTTACCATGGATTTAGTGTGTGGCTCATCACCAACAGCTGAAAACAGCGTAATAAAGAAGGAATGAATAAATTGTGGGTTTTGCTGGACATTTGTagctttgatgttttttttttaaaattcttttttcacttttctgtggGTTTAGTTGTGTCtaatatttattgtttgtttagcaatgtcatggtttcagctgggatagagttgactttcttactagcagctggtgtagtgctatgttttgaatttgggatgagaatggtgATGATAGCtcactaatgtttttggttgttgttaaGCAGTCAAGGTGTTTTCTGCTCCTCgcactgccccaccagtgagcaggtcGGGGGCGCACAAAAGGTTGTGagcagacacagccaggacagctgtccccaattgaccaaaggaatattccgtaccatatgatgtcatgctcatcatataaagctgggggaagaagaaggaaggtgtgtgtgcgtgtgatgtttggagtgatggcctttgtcttcccaagtaaccattacgcataTTagagccctgctttcttggaggTGGACGAACACCTGTCTGCCGACGGGAAgtagggaatgaattccttgttttgctttgcttgtgtgtgtggcgcttgatttacttattaaactgtctttatctcagaccatgagttttctcacttttactcttctgattctctccctcatcccaccaggggggagagcgagtgagcagctgcgtggttctGGTTACTGGTTAGGGTTAAACCACGCAAACAATCATTGCTATAAATGCTGCCctcctgcagcttttctgcagtgttttcatCCATGTGCTCACAGATAAAGTAATTTTCAACGCAAAACTCCTTTCATAATTTTTCCCGCATGTGGTTCTGCTCTGTGTGCCAGATAGCTGCTGAGTGGCTCATGGTggcactcaaaaccccaaactggaGTGTGTATGATAAGAGGCAGGAACTGTAGTGTGTTTTTATGGTTAGgattgcaatggaaaaaaatagagagacagTTGTGAAAACCTCTGTTCAGAACAAGGACACCCTGACACACATGAATCTTAGGCTTGGGGACTGACCGCTTCATAGCAAAGAGCCAGCCTGAAACTCAGGGTGTGTGGGTAGCCAGGACAACGGATTCAGGCTCGAACAGTGAAAATACGGGACGCTTTACAACTTTAACCCTGAATTCTGGACAAAGTGAAGTGAACAATTTCATTATTCATGGAGACAAAGTTGGTCTGTCTGTGTGCCACACACACTCTGCAAGCGTGCCATCCCCACACCTTTCTCCCCATCACCTCTTACAGATCGCTTTCTTAAGTTCATACTTCTGTAACTGCAAAGGAAATGACCTTCAGGTATTGCAGACAGGAGAATGGGGATTGTAAATTGGAATGAGCTTCCTGCTATGGACGGGTTGGGCAGCTTGAGCCGTCTGAGGCAAATAGCATTACTtgattgttctttctttttccccaccaaaaTCTGTGAGGGCTCAGAATGCCAGTGCTtgagtggagaagaaaaaaaaaaaaagggagggggagtTTGCCTTTGTTTCCTCCTAATGCATCTGTTCCTTCTGCTTGCTTACAGTGAGGGGCATGCCCATCTGACAGCATCATCTATATAACCTTTCTCTATAAGTGAGCAGAAGGAACAGATGCATCAGGAGGAAAGGGAGACTCTTTTCCATTTAAGCATTGCTGTTCCGGATGCTAGCAGATAAGAATTAAAAAAGATACGCCGCTTGCGCAGTTTTCCTGTGAGTGGGCTCACATGACCCTCAGCACTGTCTAAAAGGATATGCCTGAGATAGGGAGATACAGGCCAGCTATACTATCACTGTAGTTGTGACAGCAGTGAGCACACTAGTTTTTGATGGTAAGAATCCTCTTGCTCCACCCATAGCGTTCTGTTATCAAACGAATTTAGGAAGTCAAGTGTACAAACgggattttggggttgggtttttctttgcctgttgtTTTTGTGCAGAACTTCAAGCAGAGAACACCAATGGAAGATACATTTAGCAGTTTGATATTCTTTCCTTCAGAACGTCTGGGGATTTTCCCAGTGTTTATTCGatgtcattaaaaatgaatggGATGACTAAATGGTTTACAATTTTACATATTCAGTTAACATGAAAGCAATTACTAATGTGTATAATTATCTCTGGAATTACTTGGATCATGCAAATGGCATTCAAACCAACCATTTTTAACTATTTTCCAGGGGAAGTGTCATTACATAACTCCTAGTAAGAATAGTACCCTGCAATTTGAGCTCAATATTATTGCCCTTTCAGAATTTACTTCTCAGATTATCCTCCTGGAGAGTGATAACTTTCTATTTTAACCAGTCTTTAGAGTGCTTCCAGATCTCAGTGGGGGACTGGATATTGAACACAGCTTATCTCTATCCCTTTAATGTGAGTCTTAGATGTAACAACACTGGGATCGATGCTCAATCCATTACGCTCTGAATTAAGAGGACCATACTGAGACCACTGAGCGGTTTGACTCACATGACTGAGCCCTAGTTGGTGAAAGAAGGTATAGAGAAAATGAtaagcacaagaaaaaagaaaaaggagcttaGATTAGAATTCAGGAAAGCTAAGTTCTACCTGAAGCCTTGGTGCAAAAAACGCTGTACTTTTTAATAACTACGAGAAGAAGCTGAAGCATAAACTGCACTTCACTTTCCATACTTTCCCTCATTGCAATGGTTAATAATAAAGGTTGTTTGACTGTGGCTGTGAGGAAGAATCACCACAAATGCAAATTTAAGCTACATGCAATTTTCTGGCAATGGGGGGAGCAGGGGCCTCACCCACAAGGGctgtgtggtgggctgacccAGGCCAGCAGCTGAGCATCCACACAACTTCTCTCTCAGTCCCTCCACCCCCAGCAGGACAGGGCAGAGAACAGGAagccatctctggaggtatttaaaagacaggtagacgttatgtttagggacatggtttagtgatggttttggcagtgttaggttcaTGCGTGAACTTgatgatcccttccaacctagacaactctatgattctatgaaaattcatGAGCTGAGACACgcacagtttaataggtgaaggaaagagaaaaaagcaaacaagaagcaGGCAATCACTTACCATCCCCCACAAGCAGATCAATGCCCAGCCAGCCTCTGGGTAACCACCATCGAAGAAGTCAGTCCCCTCCCTTCTTCTTGTTCTACTTCAGTTTGCATCACTGAGAATAaggtcatatggtatggaatatccctttggccagttcaGGTGAGTTGTCCCACCTGTGTTCCCTCACAATGCCTTGCTCACCCCCAGCCTATTAACTGAGGGGCAGCGCGGGAgagagagaaagccttgatgttGTGCAAGCATCAAAAAGTAATCAAAACACTGTGTGTTGTTAGCACTGTTTTAAGCACAAATCCAGAACACGGCACCATATAGGCTGCTATGAAGAAGGTtcactccatcccagccagacccagggCAACGTGCAATCACATGGTACCCAAGCAAGGCAAGCAGAGCAGGTCCAGTGACAGCCAACAGCCAGTGGTTACCAGACAACCATGAAGGGCAACACAGCTTCAGCATCATGGCAGGAAGTCAAGTCAGTGGGTCATGGCTATTTCAGGAAGGTACACAGCCAGGCACAGGTAAAAAATGTTGGGCAAAAGCCAAGGGCAAGGCCACTAAGGCATGATTTGTTACCATAGCTGAGGACATGCATGTAATAGCCCTTTTCCTCTCCCAAACTTGCACACCATTATGCTGGACTGCTAGATTATCAGCAGACTCACCAGCAACACCAGATGACTCTGATCTTTACCAGGTATGTCATCTTGGAAACACTGTTCAGTGAGAATAGGCAGTAGCACAGGACACTTCTTCAAGTAATAGATGTTTTTTTTATCACAGGAGTCCAGAAACCAGAAGGGAAAAACAACATACTTGTTCCCCACCTACAGCTCTGCCAGTTTTCCTAATGACTTTAGTAGATCCAGATTACCCCAATTCTTTCTCGTGGCAGAGGTGCAAATGTCTTCTCTGCAGGCCCTGCATCTTGCCTTGTTTTCCTCAAAACTCTTTGGAAGTACCAGAGCTTTATTTAAGCTTTTTCACCTTGAGGGACTCCGGCTCTCTTATCAGCTACACATGCTGCATCCTGCCTGGAGAAGGATTTGAAAAGCTGCTGGTTTGGGAGCTATTCACCCATTTTAGAATCTGTCCCTTTGCATTTCATCTCTGTTGTACCGTATTGTACCTCTAGCTGCCGTCTTAGAAGTTAATGGGCTGAGCAGACTGTATTGTATGAACAGGAATGGACCTGGTAACACTAGAGGAAGCGTAAGGGCAGGATTTTTAGAAAACTTCAGGACTTGCTGCTTATGACCTGGACACCACCCACTTTTTAAAAGTGGCAGAAAGGATCTGAGAACCGTCGTGAGTTTTCAACAAAGTTTTTTTATGGAAATATAAAGGCAAAAACATTTATTCAGGACTGACAAAGTAGGTGTAAGCTCTTTTGTTCAAAGAAATGCCATTAATTTGAGGCATCACTAGTGTTACTTTATAGGTGTAACTTTTTAACCCTCCCGTATCAAATTTTAACCTGTTTGAATCCAGGAATCATAGCACTTCTGTAGCAAAGATTGTCAGACTAAAAATTATGGCAACTTGTGGGTCTGTGAAGGAGGAAGGgtacccttgtgtgaatcctgggATTCCGGGGTGGGAGAAATCTGGCCTCAAGCTGTTGGGATACAGCAGATGACAGCGGGGCCTTCGGCAGAAGGGTTAGAGACCTTCTGCACTGAGCAGAACAGGCAGAatgcaataatgaaaaaaaccttttgcATAATGGAGATAAAACAGAGGTTCCCAGAAAGGATGTGGTTCCCAAAGAATATAATCCATCTAATGGAGAAAATATATATTCCAGCACAAGTTTGTATACACACAGATGAGCATATGTTGAACTGATTAAACACAGTTCAGTTAGTTTATTCTAGTTTTGCTGCATTACAtgtgcaaatggaaaaaatatgacATCTGATAATAAATCAACCAGCAACGGAAAATGACCAGACAACAAAGGTTTTTTGAAGGCTGATAAAATATTTCCCTCTCCTAGAGAGTGACTGATCCTTCAGTAAAGGACCAGACCCCTTGATTTGAATTCCAGATCCAGATATGGGACCGCAGTAACTTGTATTTCTGTGGCTACAATGGACCTAAGGGATAACAGCCACAGATCCAGTCCTGACGGAAGAGTGACATAAGACAGAAATTTTGAAATCTGTGGCTTGTTCTGCTCTCACTCATTCTAAATGTGTAATTACCACAATTCAGTGGGCTGTTTGTGGTTTTGGAATGAAGCAAGTAACGGTGAAGTTTTGAGAATGGTAAGTGTTTtcatataatttaatttaatatacaCTTtgtaaaagtgaagaaaagaaggatttttcagaaatatgCTACTACAATATTTCATTCAAACCCTGTTTCATGCCttgaatactttttattttaatagagtTTATGTCCTTGCTATATAAAATCACTGTTACAAAAATCCTgtaaaggaatttcttttttccctctccttccttcagtATCACAATTGCCAGAAGAAATTGTTAGACCTTCAGAGTGGACAATTTATTGGCCCCAGTGGGTTGTTGTTACTGAGacactttgaggaaaaaatagaaaggaatgGGTACTCATGCTGTAATTTTTAGAGAGGGACAGTGGAGGAAAATCGTAATGAAGCCTCAGGGCATGACTCAGGTCAAAGACTAGAGTAAGACTCATGTGTCTGCCTTCAAGCGAGAAGATTAAAAACAGTAGCTTCTGAAAGATGGATCTTACTGGTCTGCAAAAGCCAAACAACACTACAGACCTATACAGCCATGCTGAAAACTCAGCAGTCTTCTTAGCTCGGCAAAGTCCCGACACAGTTCTATTTCTGCCAAAAGCCAGTATTGACACACTGCAGCTGGATTTCCTGGCAGTCCACAGTTCAGTGGGCTATTCCTGCTATGAAGCACAACATATCCAAGCAGCACATTGTTGTTAGAGCTAGAAAAATTTCGTTGTATGGGAGTAGTTTATTGTCTTTATCCAGGTGGCAGTTTTGGATGTAATATACTCTGAATACATGATGAGGCATAAAGCACACTAATGTTACCAAGATGAAGAAGAAGCTCTTTGCCTGAGCTCTGAATTCCACGTGGGAGTTGATGTCAGGCCAGTATTTCACAGCCAGTCTATACATCGCAGACAACTGGAGTGTGGTGAGCACAGCACAAACTgccaccaaaaccccaaccaagcaGTAGTTAATGACCACCATGGGCACCTCTTGTATATCCTTGTGGAACTGAAAGCATTTGGAGGAGTGGTATGTCTTAGAGGTGCCATAGTACAAGAGAAGAACAGGCGTGATCACCAGCACTCCCACCATCCAGACAGCAGCCACCCAGGTCATAGTGTAGCACTTCCTAAACTCGAATTGGAAGAGGCGTATTATGATGATAGCCACGTAAAACGCGAAGGTGGTGTACATGTGGAGGTAGATGATGGCGCTTGCTAGCTTGCAGGCAAACCACCCGAATTTCCACTCCCGTAAAATGTAATAGCTGAGGCGGAAGGGAATGCTGAGTAGCATAAAGGTGTGCAGCACTAGGAGGCTGATGATGATAGTGGTCATCACAGATCGCGATCTCCTTTGAAACAACTGATGGGACATCATGACGACCCCGAGGATGCCGCCAGCCAGGTTGATGATGTACAGGGCTATGAGGATGGTGCGGAGCCTCTCTGAGGTGTCCAGTAGCGTCTCATTGGAGGAATGGTTCTGCTGGGTTACGCTGCTGTTAGGCATCCTCCTAAGCTCCTCTTTTGAAGGTTACTCAAAGTGAAAAATGGGAGATTTTAAAATAGACACGTTTTCTTTGTTGCTTCCTTTATTGTTAACTATGGAATGTCACAGATTCATGAAGGGACATTTTACCAGATGTGTTTGACATGGTATTAGCCCATGTAGTGCACAACCTTATAACTGTTGTTGAACTGTATATAACAGCAATAACGCACGCCTCTCAGTGTTAAAACCATGTTTTATATAATTATGAAAGAGTTTTTAATTTACTTAACTGcattccaggatttttttttccaattatttgcTTCTCGTTTCAGCCATTTGAAATAGTCAGGACAGTGTCTGTTTGTAAATTATACAAGTTTAATGTGCACTCGTGTTACAAAGCTAAAATTGAGGGTGGGAAATATATTGAAAAGTGAAGAGCTTGTACCTATCCTTGTGGATACTTTATGAAGACACCTGAACCATCTATTTAGTATCTTGCTGGATGGGTGCAGGAAACCCATAACACAGCAACAGTTTCAGTTTCTAGATGCATACAGCACAGTGAAAATAAAGATCTGCggatgaaaattaaatttcttcttgtttcagcTCCAGGTCTTTTTGCTACAAAATTTCACCTGAGCTACTCTACaatgaaaagtgaagaaaagctaaaaaataatttaggaacaATCTTCTGAAAGATATAATCCTATTGGCGCTTGTTGAACGTAGCCACATACAGCTGCATTCTTATTTAGATTTAAGGCAAAATGTGGACTGTTCAGTTACTTGGGCTTGCATACAGATTTCTGTACAAGTATATGGGGATAGCATGCAGGGTACATGCGTACTTTGCACATGAAATCTGTCCTTACCTTACAAAGAGCTTCAAAAGAACAAAGTAAGAGCTGAaaaaatgatctttaaaaaaaccagcGTCTTCTCTCTCTGATTCCTTTGAAGTATCAAATCAGCAAACTTGTTTTAAATGGCAGTTCTTAATTCTGATGCACTCATCTGTAAAACAATAGACTGCaactgcaaaacattttcagagaaacttctTATTTATGAAGCATTAGGCAAAGCATCTTTAGAAGGTCCTTGGAGTCCAAGACTGATATAAACCTTTCTGTTCACTcccttttaaaatgcatgatCTTAGAAGCATTTAAATGGTTAAAATTGTATACTAGCCTAGTATTCCTGAGACCAACATGAAAAATTTGCTTTCCTCTAAACTTCGCTGTAAGAAAAGTTTTACAAGCTTTAAGAAAATGACTTTCTGCTCTTGACACAAATTAGTTTTCCAACGTACATTGTTAATATTTCAAACTGATTTTAAGAAGGTTATAAACAGCACAATTACAGCCTAGATGCCAACATTTTCTATTACTCAGAAATAGATTatggttttttttgctatttatagaaataaaatacttaaattttacCTTGTACTCTCTTATTTTT of the Larus michahellis chromosome 2, bLarMic1.1, whole genome shotgun sequence genome contains:
- the LOC141738280 gene encoding putative G-protein coupled receptor 141; translation: MPNSSVTQQNHSSNETLLDTSERLRTILIALYIINLAGGILGVVMMSHQLFQRRSRSVMTTIIISLLVLHTFMLLSIPFRLSYYILREWKFGWFACKLASAIIYLHMYTTFAFYVAIIIIRLFQFEFRKCYTMTWVAAVWMVGVLVITPVLLLYYGTSKTYHSSKCFQFHKDIQEVPMVVINYCLVGVLVAVCAVLTTLQLSAMYRLAVKYWPDINSHVEFRAQAKSFFFILVTLVCFMPHHVFRVYYIQNCHLDKDNKLLPYNEIFLALTTMCCLDMLCFIAGIAH